Part of the Novosphingobium sp. ZN18A2 genome, TGGCAGACCAGCTGAAGGCCGAGATCGTGGTGCTCGACGATGCGCTGCGCGCCTATGAGCAGGACATCGAAAAGCTGCAGAACCGCCTGCGCGAAGCGCGCAGCCGCCAGACGGCCATCGCCGCGCGGCTGGAAAGCGCGGAAAACCGGGTGAAGCTGCGTACGCTGCTTTCGACCGAGCGCGTGGACGACGCGATGGCGCGCTTCGACCAGCTGGAACGCCGCGTGGACTATGCCGAAGGCCGCGCTGACGCGCTGAGCCTGGCCGACAGCAACCAGACACCGTCGCTCGCCGACGAGATCTCGGCCCTCGAAGGGGCGGACAAGATCGACGAGGAACTGGAAGAAATGAAGCGCGCGCTCGGCCAGGGCGGCGAGACGAAGGAGGACTGATCCGTGCTTGACGACCTTATCCCCGTGTTGGCGATCGTCACGCTCTTCATCGGTCTGCCGTGGCTGATCTTCCACTATATTACCAAGTGGAAAACCGCCGCCACGCTGACCACCGGCGATGAAGCGCTGCTGGAAGAGCTCTACCAGCTTGCCCGCCGCCTGTCGGACCGGATGGAAACGGTCGAGCGGCTGGTTGCCGCCGACAACCCCGAATTCAAACCCTCTCGCCTGACGCAGATCCAGGAGATGGATGAACAGCCCCTGCGCGAGCTGGACCGCTTGCTCGCCGAAAAGGAAAGGACGCCCAAGTGAACAGCCCCCGCACCCGCTTCTACCGCGACAAGCTTCACGGCAAGATCATGGGCGTGTGTTCCGGCATCGCCGACTACACCGGCGTCGATGTCCTGTGGATACGGCTTGGCGCGGTGCTGCTGACGATCAGCGGCCTGGCCGGGATCACCATCCCCGCCTACATCATCATCGGCCTGTTCGCGGCCAATAAGCCCGAACATCTTTACGGCAGCCAGGAAGAACAGAAATTCTGGCAGGGCGTGCGCCAGTCGCCGGCCCGCACCGCCCGTGAGGTTCGCGCGCAGTTCCGCGATATCGACCGCCGCCTGGCCGATGTGGAGCACTATTACGTTTCATCCAACCCGCGCCTGTCCGCAGAGATCGAACGGCTGCGCTGATACCCCGTGCCGGGGGATGTTTGAGGGGAGTTTTCTGACATGGACGCCGGAGTTATTGGCGCGCTGATCCCGATCTTCGCGCTCTCCATCCCGATTGTCGCGATCATCGCGCGGCACCGCACCAAGATCATGCAGATGCAGATCGAGGCTGCCGCGAACCAGACCGCCGAAAAGGCCGCGCAATACGCCTCGCACACGCAGGAGCTGGAAGAGCGGGTGCGCGTCCTGGAACGCATCGTCACCGACAAGGGCTATGACGTCGGCACCCAGATAGACGCGCTGCGCGACGCCCGCGAGATCGACCGCCAGATAGAAGCCCTGAAGGGCGACCCCGCGAAAGAGGAGCGCGCGCAATGAGCCCCGCAGCCATCCCGATCCTGAACACGGTCCTGCCCTTTGCCGCGATCGTGAGTGTTGCCGGCGTGGGCGGGTGGGTCGTCACCACCTGGATGCGCATCAAGAACGGCTATCCGCTCGACGGTGCATGGGGACAGGCGGTCTATCCGAAGACAGACCGCGAATCGGTAGAGCGCGTAAAGCTGCTTACGCAGGAAAACGCGCAGCTCCGCGCCGAACTGGGGTCGGTGAAAGACCGGCTCGCCAATGTCGAGCGCATCGTCACGGACGGCGGCTATCATCTCGACCGCCAGATCGAGGCGCTTCGCGGCGAAAGCGACCCCGCGGACAAGGAAACGCAGCAATGAGCGCGGCGGACACAATGGCGCTGCTCGGCATGGTCGTGCTCGTCATCGTGCTGATCGGCGTGGCCGGCGACGTTTACAAGCGCCGCCTGGCCTTCAAGGAGCGCGAGCTTGAACTGATGAGCAAGAGCAGCGCCCAGGAAGCCGCGCAGTTCGCCGCGCAGGCCGAACGCCTGGAACAAAGGGTGCGCGTGCTTGAACGCATCGCCACCGATGCCGATGCGGGCAAGGCGGGGGCGGACATCGCGGCGCAGATCGAAGGTCTGCGCGATCCTGCCGTCAACTGAACCGAATTTCGCCAAGGAGTAACGTGTCGTGAGTTTCTGGAGCGCCATTGTCCTGATCGTCGCCATTGTCGCGTTCGCGAAGATGCGAGGCGCGCGGTTCGGGGTGCACGTGCACGACCGCGAGCAATCCCGCCCGCCGCAGGTCGACGAAAGCTATACGCGAGAGCTTGAACGCGAAGTCGCCGACTTGCGCGAACGCGTGAAGGTTCTGGAACGCATCGCCACGGACGGGCGCGACACGAAGCGCCTTGCCAGCGAAATCGAATCGCTGCGCGACAGCTGAACCGCACTGGATACCGGGAGAACGCCATCATGGCCGCCGAACCTGTAATCATCGCAGCCGCCGCCCTTGCCGGGCTGCTGATCGCCGCCGCCGCTTTCCTGAAGGCGTGGACGGGCTGGCTCCAGCTGAAGGCGCGCGAGCTTGACCTGCATCGCCCCCATGCAGAAGGCGGTGCGCCCGCCGGCATGGCGCGGATCGAGATCGCGGACCTGAAAGAGCGCATCCGCAAGCTGGAAGCCATCGCATCGGGAGTGGACCTGTGAACACCGTGATCGTGCAAAGAAGCGCGGGCGGCGCGGCCAAGGCCGGAATCGGCTTCGGCAGCGCGCTGGCCATCGCGATTTCGTGGAGCGTCAACCACTCGGTGATCTGGGCGATCATCCAGGGCCTGCTCTCCTGGTTCTACGTAATCTATTACGTGTTCACCCGGCCCGGCGGCGTCTGGGGCTGATTGCGCGGCGGCATCGTTTCCGGCAAGGCCGCTGTTGGACGAAGGTGCACATGGCCCCGGCTTCCGCTGAACTGGCGTTTGGGTTAGAGCGCGGACCATGCGCAGCCTTGACGATATCCGCGAAGAATACGAATTCCTTGACGGCGACGACCGCTATCGCCTGCTGATAGAGCTTGGGCGGGAGCTTGAGCCAATGCCCGATCCGCTGAAGACGGACGCCACGCTGGTACGTGGCTGTTCGGCCAGCGTCTGGGTCTATCCGGTGGGTGAAGACGGCGGGAAGCTGCACTTCCTGGCCGACAGCAACGCGGCGATCACCAAGGGTATCGTCGCGCTGGTGCTGTCCGCCGTGCAGGACCGGCCGGCGCAAGAGGTTGCCGCGATGGACGTGGCCGCCGCGCTGGACCCATTCGACCTGAAAAACCAGCTTTCCTCCAACCGCACGCAGGGCGTTCCGAACATGATCGCGCTGGTAAAGCAGCACGCGGCGCGCCTCGCCGCCGGTGCCGATTAGGCCGGTGACCTTCCGCGAGCATCCGCTGCGGCGACAGGTCGTTGGCGAAATGCATTTGCGCCGCTGGCCGCCGCTCGGCGTGCCGGGCACGATCTTGCAATGGGTGCGGACGGTGGCGGAGGACGAGCGCGCCGCCGAAGCCGCGCTGATAGAGCGGGGCGCCACGCTGCTTCCGGGCGATAATCCGCGCCACAAGGCGGGCACGCTGGCGGACGGCATATCGTTCGTGTGGGAAGGGCACAGCGAAGGCAGCAGCCTTGCGATCTTCGTCAGCCGCGCGGACACCGCGTGCTTCCATTCGCCGGAACAATGCGCGGACCTGGCCCCGCTGATCGCCTGGGCCGAGGCCATGCCGGGCGAAGTGATCCGCGCAACCCGCATCCACCTGGCGGCGGACGAGGCTTGCGCGCAGGCGGTGGTGGACGCGACCGGATTCGATCCGCTGGAAATGGTTTCCTGCCACGTCGGCGCGGGATCGCGGCTGTGGTCCGATTTCCGCGTCCAGCCCGATGGCTATGGCCGGCTGGTAATCGCCGCCAACGGGGCCGAGCCGCACGATTTTTCCCGCCTGGTGAAGCGGGTGCAGGAACTGGGAAACTATCGCAACATGGCGCTGATCGGGTTGCCGCCCGCGCGCGCGGCGTGGCCAACGCTGAATGCGGTGGAAGCGCAGCTGCGCGAACTGGGCGCGCAAGTGTCCGACCCGGCGGTTACGGACGACCGGCTGCTGGCCGATTTATCCGACCTGTCGCTGGAACTGGTGTCGGTCGCCACATCGGTCAATTACCGGATGAGCGCGACCGCCGCCTATGCGCGGCTGGTGGAAGAGCGGCTGGACGAACTGGACGTGAAGCCCATCGCCGGATTCCAGTCGCTTTCGGAGTTCAACCGGCGCCGCTTCCTGCCCGCCGTGCGCACCTGCGCGGCGCTGACCGATCGCGAACGGCAGCTTTCGCTGCGCGCGCAGCAGCTTTCCTCCCTGCTTCGCGTGCGGATCGAGACGCGGATCGAAAACCAGAACGCGCAGTTGCTGGGATCGATGGAACGCTCTGTCGGGATGCAGTTGCGCCTGCAGGAACTGGTAGAGGGCCTGTCGGTCGTCGCGCTCAGCTATTACGCGATCAGCCTTGTCCACTATGTGCTGAAGGGGCTTGAGACGCGCTGGCATTTCGATGAGGCGGTGGTGATCGCGGTGCTGATCCCGATCACGGTGCTGGCGGTGTGGGCGCTGGTCCATCGCCTGAAGCATCGCCTGCTGGGCGGAAGTGACGGGCACTAGTGGATTGATTTTGACATTTGCTTCCCCCCAGCCGGATAGCGAGGTTGCAAATGTCAAAATCGAAAAATACACTAGAATCATAATATTGCTAGTGGTCCGAAAAGATTCTGACATTTGTCGCTACCCAGCCGGCAGGGATGCAAATGTCAGAATCGGACCACTAGATCCTGACGCCGGGAATTGCGCCCGGTCGAGTCGGAAGCCTATGCTGCGCGAACCAGCGGACAAGTGGAGGACGACGACATGATCGAGGTGCTTTCCGGTTTTCCCGAGGACGTCGCCGCATTCGCCTGTCACGGCAAGGTGACGCGCGAGGAATACGAATCCGTGCTGATCCCCGCGCTGGAAGCCCGGTTCAGGGAACACAACCGGCTGCGGCTCTATTACGAAGTGGCCGACGATTTCGACGTGATCCAGTTCGGCGCGATGTGGGACGATTTTCTTGAGGGCATGAAGCACCTCTTGCAGTGGGACCGCATCGCCGTGGTCACCGATGTGCAGTGGATACACATGACGATCCGCGGCTTCGGCTTCTTCGTGCCCGCGCCGCTGCGGGTGTTCCCGCTTTCGGAAAAGGACGAGGCGCGAAGCTGGATCACCGCCGCTTGAACGACGGAGACAGGGCCACAAACGAAAGTCCGCCGGGCCGGGACGTTCCCGAAACCCGGCGCGCACGGCTGCGCCGCCACCTGTGGATGGCGTGCGGCATCCTGTCGGTCGCGCTGGGGGCGATCGGCGCGTTCGTGCCGGTCATGCCGACCACGATCTTCCTGATAATCGCGCTGTTCTGCTTCGCCCGCAGCCATCCGGAGTGGGAGCAGCGCCTGCTGGATCACCCGCGCCACGGCCCCACCTTGCGCGCCTGGCGCGAACGCCGCGCCATTCCGCGTGCGGGCAAGGTGGGCGCGCTGGGCACGATGGCGCTGAGCGTTGCAGCGACCGGGCTTCTTGCCGGGTGGAAATGGGCGCTGATCCCGCTGGGCGTGATGGCGACGGTGGGCCTGTGGATCGCGACGCGTCCCGAATAGGGCGGCGGCGGATGTCGATGCGATTGGATCGGATGCATCGGGATTTGCGATCAAGGGCCACGGGCCGCTAAGTCTCTTTCGGCGGATATACGTCAGCCCGGCTTTGGCAAATCACGAGGATTCCGATGGCAACCCCCGGTCCGGATCGCACCCCTGAAAATGCAGGCGGGGAAGATGCTGGCAAAGCAGCCGCCGAAAACAAGCCGGTGACCGCGGCCAATCGCTTTCTCGACCATTCGGCGAATGAGCGCACGTTCCTCGGCTGGGTCAGGGTCGCACTGTCCATTCTGGCCATCGCGCTGGTTCTGGAGAAGCTGGACGTGCAGAAAGAATCCAGCAAGGCCGATATCCGCCTGTTGGGCGCGACGGCGGTCGTGGGTGTGCTGGTCCTGCTGGGCGCGACGCTGAAATACCTGCGTATCCGCGCGCGGATTATCGCGGGTGAGGAACCCGATCATGGCATCCCGCTGCTCGATATCGCGCTCGCCTTCGCAATCGTCGTGATGTTCGCGGCGCTGCTGGCGACGCATTTTGTGGCGTGATGGAACAGCGGCGCGGTAATCTGGTCGCGGCCCGCCACGTCCTATCGCCAGCGCAGCAGCGCGAACAACTGCCGCCGCCACGGCCACAGCAGCACCGCGTTGCACAGCACCGTCAGCGCGCCGAACACGTATTCCACCACGCCGGGATCGAGCACGAAGTTCCAATAGGCGATCACCACGGTCAGCGGCGCGCAGGCCAGCGCGGCGGGCAGGACCGCACGGTTCGCCAGCACAGCCAGCGCGATCAGCACTTCCATCGCCTTGATCCAGGCGAACAGACCCGAATGGATCATCGCCAGCGTGAACTCGCGCGCCAGCGGCGTGTGCCCCAGCGGCTGAAGGTTGAAGGGCGTGAAATACTCTATGCCGGAAAACAGGAACCACCCGCCAAACACCACGCGCACCGTGGTATAGAGCCAACTGCGCCGAAACCCGCCTGCCAATCGATCCTCCGCTCTTTATCGTAACGACCGTTATAGTCACCGGGACGTGCTGGCAAGGGCCGGGCCTCTTTCAAACCCGAGTAGCAACGTCAGGGCCAAAGTTGGCGGGGTCGGGCCGCGACCCCTTCGCCCGTCATCCCAGCGAAAGCTGGGATCGCTCCCGTCAAGGCGATATGTTCGAAAACGTCGCTCCACCCTGGATTGGCATTCTCGATCAATTCAATCTCGATCAGTTCAATTTTCCACGCCCATGCGATGTTGCATGACACGAGCGGACAAATCGGAAGTAACCCCGATATACGGAACGCCATCGCGCTTTTTGGTCATGATATAGACCCAGCCGCCCACAGCAGTTTGCCAGCACGGAGCCGACAACGATCCCAGCTTTCGCTGGGATGACGGGTGCGGGAAGGGAAACGTCCGCTAAGGGGGGCGGTCAGGCAGCTTTGTTGCCGAGAAGCGTAGATAGCGGACGTTGAGCCATCCGATCAAATTTGCCCACGCCGCCTAGTCTTCTGACAGCGAAGTCACGTATCCGCGCGCATCGTCGCTGCCGGGCGTTCGGACTTCGGCGAGTCCCGCTTTGCGCTGGGCTTTCAACTCTGCCTTCAGCCTCGCCGGATCGCGTGCGAAGACGAAGCCGAAGCTGACGCCGCCGTGCTTGCCGATCGTCGCGTGGTGCAGCTTGTGCGCCTGCACCAGCCGCCGGGCATAACCGCGCCTCGGCACCCACCGGAACCAGCGCTGGTGGACCAGCCCATCGTGCACCAGCGTATAGATCACGCCATAGAACAGCACGCCCAGCCCGATCCACGTGCCCGGCGCCCACGCGCTATTGCCCATGATGAGCGGGCTGCCGATGGCGAAGAAGGTGATGCTGATCGCTGCGCCGACGAGGGCGTAGAGGTCATTCTTCTCGAAGAATCCGTCGTGTGGTTCGTGGTGATCGCGGTGCCAGCCCCACCCGAAGCCGTGCATCACGTATTTGTGGCTGACCCACGCGACGCACTCCATGGCGATCACGGACGCAACAACGATCAGGGCGGCAACAAGCGGCGGCATGACTGCCTTATAGCGCCGCCCGCGCGCGGCGACACCACCTAACCGGCCTGCCAGGGCGCGACATTTTCTTACAAAGCTACACGATCCTGCGACCGGTCATTTTACGGGCGTTCATGTTTACGGCGATATTTCTGAATGCACGGAACGACCCCGTGGATTGAAGAAGGAAGCAGAACCATGCGCAACGTGATGAAGATCGCCGCCCCCGCCCTGATCGCCGCGATGGGCCTTGGCGCCGCCATGCCCGCCCAGGCGGCCACGCCCTATCACCGGGTGGACGGCTATCACCGGGCGGACAACGCCAACTGGCGCGAAGCCCGCCAGATATCCAACCGGATCGACCAGCTTCAGCGGCTGGTCAACCGCGCGGACCGGCGTGACGGTATCTCG contains:
- the pspB gene encoding envelope stress response membrane protein PspB, with translation MLDDLIPVLAIVTLFIGLPWLIFHYITKWKTAATLTTGDEALLEELYQLARRLSDRMETVERLVAADNPEFKPSRLTQIQEMDEQPLRELDRLLAEKERTPK
- a CDS encoding YbaN family protein; this translates as MRRHLWMACGILSVALGAIGAFVPVMPTTIFLIIALFCFARSHPEWEQRLLDHPRHGPTLRAWRERRAIPRAGKVGALGTMALSVAATGLLAGWKWALIPLGVMATVGLWIATRPE
- the pspC gene encoding envelope stress response membrane protein PspC; protein product: MNSPRTRFYRDKLHGKIMGVCSGIADYTGVDVLWIRLGAVLLTISGLAGITIPAYIIIGLFAANKPEHLYGSQEEQKFWQGVRQSPARTAREVRAQFRDIDRRLADVEHYYVSSNPRLSAEIERLR
- a CDS encoding DUF3422 domain-containing protein; the protein is MTFREHPLRRQVVGEMHLRRWPPLGVPGTILQWVRTVAEDERAAEAALIERGATLLPGDNPRHKAGTLADGISFVWEGHSEGSSLAIFVSRADTACFHSPEQCADLAPLIAWAEAMPGEVIRATRIHLAADEACAQAVVDATGFDPLEMVSCHVGAGSRLWSDFRVQPDGYGRLVIAANGAEPHDFSRLVKRVQELGNYRNMALIGLPPARAAWPTLNAVEAQLRELGAQVSDPAVTDDRLLADLSDLSLELVSVATSVNYRMSATAAYARLVEERLDELDVKPIAGFQSLSEFNRRRFLPAVRTCAALTDRERQLSLRAQQLSSLLRVRIETRIENQNAQLLGSMERSVGMQLRLQELVEGLSVVALSYYAISLVHYVLKGLETRWHFDEAVVIAVLIPITVLAVWALVHRLKHRLLGGSDGH
- a CDS encoding sterol desaturase family protein, with translation MPPLVAALIVVASVIAMECVAWVSHKYVMHGFGWGWHRDHHEPHDGFFEKNDLYALVGAAISITFFAIGSPLIMGNSAWAPGTWIGLGVLFYGVIYTLVHDGLVHQRWFRWVPRRGYARRLVQAHKLHHATIGKHGGVSFGFVFARDPARLKAELKAQRKAGLAEVRTPGSDDARGYVTSLSED
- a CDS encoding SufE family protein, with the protein product MRSLDDIREEYEFLDGDDRYRLLIELGRELEPMPDPLKTDATLVRGCSASVWVYPVGEDGGKLHFLADSNAAITKGIVALVLSAVQDRPAQEVAAMDVAAALDPFDLKNQLSSNRTQGVPNMIALVKQHAARLAAGAD
- a CDS encoding DUF202 domain-containing protein, whose amino-acid sequence is MTAANRFLDHSANERTFLGWVRVALSILAIALVLEKLDVQKESSKADIRLLGATAVVGVLVLLGATLKYLRIRARIIAGEEPDHGIPLLDIALAFAIVVMFAALLATHFVA
- a CDS encoding STAS/SEC14 domain-containing protein — protein: MEDDDMIEVLSGFPEDVAAFACHGKVTREEYESVLIPALEARFREHNRLRLYYEVADDFDVIQFGAMWDDFLEGMKHLLQWDRIAVVTDVQWIHMTIRGFGFFVPAPLRVFPLSEKDEARSWITAA
- the pspA gene encoding phage shock protein PspA is translated as MEALRTGQRDSRPTFTTGVSFMGIFSRTRDIIAANFNDLLDKADDPAKMIRMIILEMEETLVEVRASAARTIADQKEMHRHTVKLDKLQADWADKAQLALSKGREDLARAALVEKKKAADMADQLKAEIVVLDDALRAYEQDIEKLQNRLREARSRQTAIAARLESAENRVKLRTLLSTERVDDAMARFDQLERRVDYAEGRADALSLADSNQTPSLADEISALEGADKIDEELEEMKRALGQGGETKED